One Aquisediminimonas profunda genomic region harbors:
- a CDS encoding threonine ammonia-lyase has product MSVAESSIRNPGFPGVLRAYEKVSAILPPTPVKLFEINGAQVWAKADSLLPIGAFKLRGAWHRLTDLSEAERARGVVAFSSGNHAQGVAWAAARLGIAATIVIPRDAPPIKVEATRSWGAEIIFYDRATEDRAEIAAQIASKSGATVVPSFDDPWIIEGQGSAGLEAINQLGFEPDLIVTPCGGGGLAAGLALSAPHAQIAISEPEGWDDMKRSLEGGVIVPVGPNPPSTSCDALQTLRVSPLTFGVLRSRRAKGVAVSEREIGMAMRFAHDTLGLTLEPGGAAGLAALLSEKVLPAGRTLVMLSGGNVEPAVFAEMTKG; this is encoded by the coding sequence ATGAGTGTTGCAGAATCTTCCATCAGAAATCCCGGATTTCCGGGGGTCTTGCGAGCGTATGAAAAAGTCTCGGCCATTTTGCCACCGACGCCGGTGAAGCTGTTCGAGATCAATGGCGCACAGGTTTGGGCCAAGGCCGATTCGTTGCTGCCGATTGGTGCCTTCAAGCTGAGGGGTGCGTGGCATCGGCTGACGGATCTTTCCGAAGCCGAAAGGGCTCGTGGTGTGGTTGCATTTTCGAGCGGCAATCATGCGCAGGGCGTGGCTTGGGCGGCCGCGCGGCTTGGCATCGCTGCAACAATTGTGATTCCCCGTGATGCACCGCCGATCAAGGTTGAAGCGACAAGGTCATGGGGTGCGGAAATCATTTTCTATGATCGGGCGACGGAAGATCGTGCCGAAATTGCGGCGCAGATTGCTTCAAAAAGCGGCGCAACGGTAGTGCCGAGTTTTGATGATCCCTGGATTATCGAGGGTCAGGGAAGTGCCGGCCTGGAGGCAATCAATCAGCTGGGTTTCGAACCCGACCTGATCGTAACGCCATGCGGAGGAGGAGGCTTGGCCGCAGGTCTCGCGCTTTCGGCCCCACATGCCCAAATTGCCATTTCGGAGCCCGAGGGCTGGGACGATATGAAGCGCTCGCTTGAAGGCGGAGTCATAGTTCCGGTCGGGCCGAATCCGCCGTCAACATCATGCGATGCCCTGCAGACGCTGCGCGTCTCGCCACTGACTTTCGGAGTGTTGCGATCCCGCCGGGCCAAGGGGGTTGCCGTATCCGAAAGAGAGATTGGTATGGCAATGCGCTTCGCTCACGATACGCTCGGGCTGACACTGGAACCCGGGGGAGCTGCAGGACTAGCGGCTTTGCTGAGCGAAAAGGTCCTGCCTGCCGGCAGAACTCTTGTCATGTTATCCGGGGGAAATGTTGAACCGGCGGTCTTCGCTGAGATGACGAAGGGCTAG
- a CDS encoding cysteine desulfurase family protein translates to MNERLYLDHAATTHVLPVARQAMLDGLKLWANSSSPHAEGRAARAALEDARSRIKAALDWEHELIFTSGASEALAIGLGRCVADAFIVSAVEHEAVHRSVPEAYFLPVGAEGLVARDALFGRLAALGAKQPLVAIQHANNETGVIQPLEELAPVVRKAGGILMADCAQTAGKLALPDADIIAVSAHKLGGPPGIGALLIRDLGLIAPSGGQEKGYRAGTENLPGAMGFAAACEASRAWLSRAADLRSHLDGAIEGAGGVIVSKSSPRIATIASYRMPGKAASAQLIQFDMAGIAVSAGSACSSGTLKSSRVLAAQGWDEIEAGETVRASFGPDTSRADIYRFIEAWKRISP, encoded by the coding sequence TTGAACGAACGTCTTTATCTCGATCATGCAGCGACGACTCATGTTCTTCCTGTTGCTCGTCAGGCGATGCTGGATGGCCTGAAACTGTGGGCAAATTCGTCTTCGCCGCACGCCGAAGGTCGCGCAGCCAGAGCAGCGCTTGAAGATGCCCGGAGCCGGATCAAAGCTGCGCTTGATTGGGAGCATGAGCTGATTTTTACCAGCGGAGCAAGCGAAGCCTTGGCCATTGGTCTTGGGCGTTGCGTCGCCGATGCCTTTATCGTGTCAGCAGTCGAGCATGAAGCCGTGCATCGTTCGGTACCAGAAGCCTATTTCTTGCCCGTTGGGGCTGAAGGGCTCGTGGCGCGTGATGCACTGTTCGGTCGACTGGCTGCGCTCGGCGCCAAGCAGCCTCTGGTTGCTATCCAGCATGCCAATAATGAAACGGGGGTCATCCAGCCGCTTGAGGAGCTTGCACCAGTCGTGCGCAAGGCGGGAGGCATCCTGATGGCCGATTGCGCCCAAACTGCTGGCAAGCTGGCATTGCCAGATGCAGATATCATCGCTGTTTCTGCGCACAAACTTGGCGGGCCACCCGGCATTGGCGCACTCCTGATCCGAGATCTTGGGCTCATCGCACCGTCCGGGGGACAGGAAAAAGGCTATCGGGCGGGAACTGAGAACCTACCGGGTGCAATGGGATTTGCAGCGGCTTGTGAAGCTAGCCGCGCATGGCTGTCACGGGCCGCCGACCTCCGATCACATCTCGATGGGGCGATTGAAGGGGCGGGAGGTGTAATTGTCTCAAAATCGAGTCCAAGAATTGCCACCATCGCGAGTTACCGGATGCCTGGCAAGGCGGCGTCGGCACAGCTGATCCAGTTCGATATGGCGGGTATAGCGGTGTCGGCCGGGAGCGCCTGTTCTTCGGGAACCTTGAAGTCCAGCCGGGTGTTGGCGGCACAAGGTTGGGATGAAATCGAGGCCGGTGAGACAGTCCGTGCGAGTTTTGGCCCTGACACGAGCCGCGCAGACATTTACCGATTCATCGAGGCGTGGAAACGTATATCACCGTGA
- a CDS encoding type III PLP-dependent enzyme, with amino-acid sequence MHTHHSALGLATALRPAQPVTLIRPHAAVRAARFFVEKFPGKSLYAVKANPSPDLIRLLWESGITHFDTASLNEVRLVREIAPDATLCFMHPIKAEEAIAEAYVEHGVRIFSLDSIEELDKIVRATKGATDLTLCVRIRVSSEHSKLSLAAKFGADPAEMKQLLIATRQVADALGICFHVGSQAMSPKAYVDAMERVRAAIVESAVTVDVVDVGGGFPSVYPDMEPPALEHYFDAIHRSFEDLPVSYSSELWCEPGRALCAEYSSLIVRVERRRGNELYINDGAYGALYDAAHVGWRFPVQLLGEPQSDTRDMAFSFYGPTCDDADHMAGPFLLPADTTAGDYIEIGMLGAYGCAMRTGFNGFGNGDTHIVTDEPMASLYMEEMEATLSSNVVKL; translated from the coding sequence TTGCACACGCACCATAGCGCGCTGGGGCTAGCGACTGCCCTGCGACCGGCCCAACCGGTCACGCTCATCCGTCCGCATGCCGCAGTGCGTGCTGCCCGATTCTTCGTTGAGAAGTTTCCGGGTAAGTCGCTCTATGCAGTGAAGGCCAATCCGTCGCCCGACCTGATCAGGCTTTTGTGGGAGAGCGGAATCACGCACTTCGATACAGCCTCGCTCAATGAGGTTCGTCTTGTTCGCGAAATCGCACCGGATGCGACGCTGTGCTTCATGCATCCAATCAAGGCTGAAGAAGCGATCGCCGAAGCTTATGTCGAACACGGCGTTCGCATATTTTCGCTCGACTCGATTGAAGAGCTGGACAAGATCGTACGGGCCACGAAGGGCGCGACGGACTTGACCCTGTGCGTCCGCATTCGCGTCTCTTCTGAACATTCCAAGCTTAGTCTTGCTGCGAAGTTCGGTGCAGATCCTGCTGAAATGAAACAGCTTCTGATTGCGACGAGACAGGTCGCCGACGCTTTGGGCATTTGCTTTCATGTAGGCAGCCAGGCAATGTCACCAAAAGCCTATGTGGATGCAATGGAACGCGTTCGGGCAGCGATTGTCGAATCAGCAGTGACGGTGGACGTGGTCGATGTCGGCGGCGGTTTCCCCAGCGTCTACCCGGATATGGAGCCGCCGGCACTTGAGCATTATTTCGATGCTATTCACCGTTCGTTCGAAGATCTGCCGGTCAGCTATTCCTCTGAACTTTGGTGCGAGCCCGGCCGGGCGCTTTGCGCTGAATATTCTTCCCTGATCGTCCGTGTTGAGCGGCGGCGTGGCAATGAGCTCTATATCAACGACGGCGCCTATGGCGCACTCTATGATGCCGCACATGTCGGCTGGCGCTTTCCGGTCCAGCTCTTGGGGGAACCGCAATCAGACACGCGCGATATGGCGTTCAGTTTCTATGGCCCGACATGCGACGACGCTGATCATATGGCTGGTCCCTTTTTGCTGCCTGCCGACACCACCGCAGGGGATTATATCGAGATCGGCATGCTTGGGGCCTATGGCTGCGCAATGCGAACCGGATTCAACGGATTTGGCAATGGCGACACGCATATCGTGACTGACGAGCCAATGGCATCGCTCTACATGGAAGAGATGGAAGCTACGCTTTCGTCAAACGTCGTAAAGCTGTAA
- a CDS encoding alpha/beta hydrolase translates to MPEVIFPGPEGRLEGRFNPGPRPRAPVAMILHPHPQGGGTMNNRIVQSLYQTFVRRGFATLRFNFRGVGKSQGSFDSGIGELSDAASALDWVQSIHPEAQTTWIAGYSFGALIGMQLLMRRPEIKGFISIAPPANMYDFTFLAPCPSSGIIIQGTGDEVVTPSSVQKLVDKLRTQKHITIHHDEIRNANHFFENEQAELMASVDKYLDMRLDPQSPIR, encoded by the coding sequence ATGCCAGAAGTGATTTTCCCCGGCCCCGAAGGTCGGCTTGAAGGACGTTTCAACCCCGGCCCGCGCCCGCGTGCGCCCGTTGCCATGATCTTGCATCCGCATCCCCAAGGCGGCGGCACGATGAACAACCGTATAGTCCAGTCGCTGTACCAGACTTTCGTGCGCCGCGGATTTGCGACACTGCGTTTCAACTTTCGCGGTGTTGGAAAGTCGCAGGGCAGCTTTGATAGTGGCATTGGCGAGCTATCGGATGCGGCTTCCGCGCTCGATTGGGTCCAGTCCATCCATCCCGAGGCCCAAACCACCTGGATTGCCGGCTACAGCTTTGGCGCCCTGATTGGCATGCAGCTTCTCATGCGTCGCCCGGAAATCAAGGGCTTCATCTCCATTGCGCCGCCAGCGAACATGTATGATTTCACCTTCCTGGCTCCGTGTCCGTCCTCCGGCATCATAATTCAGGGCACGGGCGATGAAGTCGTCACGCCGAGTTCAGTACAGAAGCTGGTGGACAAGCTCCGAACGCAAAAGCACATCACGATTCATCACGATGAAATCCGTAACGCCAATCATTTCTTCGAGAATGAGCAGGCAGAATTGATGGCGTCGGTCGACAAATACCTCGATATGCGCCTTGATCCGCAATCACCCATCCGATGA
- a CDS encoding MarR family winged helix-turn-helix transcriptional regulator yields the protein MTDMEETLLGLFTEVAIIEHLARTRIERTSDHPASAGEFGILNYFNRTHPDPDTIGGIAWAFQEDEGHTASKIASLEAKGYVTVTPPLSRESNAVVFVTEAGREAQEEKIQSMAPEFEQLVAEIPSADLATTVRTLREIRLTLDHLPDR from the coding sequence ATGACGGATATGGAAGAGACCCTTCTGGGCCTGTTTACTGAAGTCGCAATCATAGAGCACCTCGCACGCACACGAATCGAGCGCACTAGCGACCATCCGGCCAGCGCAGGCGAATTTGGCATATTGAACTATTTCAACCGGACACATCCCGATCCTGACACGATCGGGGGGATTGCCTGGGCGTTCCAGGAAGACGAAGGCCACACGGCAAGCAAGATCGCTTCACTCGAAGCCAAGGGATATGTGACAGTCACGCCCCCGCTCAGTCGGGAGAGCAATGCCGTCGTCTTTGTGACTGAAGCCGGACGCGAAGCTCAGGAAGAAAAGATCCAGTCCATGGCGCCAGAGTTCGAACAGCTGGTGGCCGAGATCCCCAGCGCTGACCTCGCGACAACTGTCAGGACATTGCGTGAAATTCGCTTGACGTTGGACCATTTGCCTGACCGCTGA